A region of Anguilla rostrata isolate EN2019 chromosome 10, ASM1855537v3, whole genome shotgun sequence DNA encodes the following proteins:
- the LOC135233645 gene encoding polypyrimidine tract-binding protein 3-like isoform X1 has protein sequence MASEDAAIAMLNYYTATTPQLRNPPVFVQYSNHRELKTDGLPGQGRASAALQTANAVHSGSMSLSRSASASNGTMMGGQSPVLRIIVENLFYPVSLEVLHQIFSKFGTVLKIITFTKNNQFQALLQYSDAGNAHHAKLALDGQNIYNACCTLRVEYSKLTSLNVKYNNDKSRDFTRMDLPSGDSQPTLDHAMAAAFGAQGIIPSPYSGAAAFGPISFPHAGLSLQMMPGTLETLSMPSSAMAGRMAIHGMPHTAMNSVLLVSNLNPSSISPHGLFILFGVYGDVHRVKIMFNKKENALIQMADATQAQLAMSHLNGQRLHGRVMRVTVSRHQSVQLPREGQEDQGLTKDYSGSPLHRFKKPGSKNFQNIFPPSATLHLSNIPPSVTDEILQDLFTGCGYSVRAFKFFLKDRKMALIQLGSVEEAIQALIDLHNHDLGENHHLRVSFSKSTI, from the exons ATGGCCTCAGAAGACGCTGCCATAGCGATGCTGAACTACTACACCGCGACCACGCCCCAGCTCCGCAACCCGCCCGTCTTCGTCCAGTACTCAAACCACCGCGAGCTCAAGACCGACGGCCTGCCAGGCCAGGGA AGAGCAAGTGCAGCACTGCAGACAGCgaatgcagtgcattctgggagtatGAGTCTGTCTAGGTCGGCATCGGCCAGCAATGGCACGATGATGGGAGGCCAGAGCCCGGTGCTGCGTATCATTGTGGAGAACCTGTTCTACCCTGTCTCTCTGGAAGTGCTGCACCAG ATTTTCTCAAAGTTCGGGACAGTCCTGAAGATCATCACTTTCACCAAGAATAACCAGTTCCAGGCATTGCTACAGTACAGTGATGCAGGGAATGCACACCATGCCAAACTG GCTTTGGACGGCCAGAATATCTACAACGCGTGCTGCACCCTGCGTGTGGAGTACTCCAAGCTGACCAGCCTTAACGTCAAATACAACAACGACAAGAGCCGTGACTTCACCCGCATGGACCTGCCGTCCGGGGACAGCCAGCCCACCCTGGACCACGCCATGGCCGCTGCGTTTG GGGCCCAGGGGATAATCCCGTCACCGTACAGCGGAGCTGCGGCGTTCGGTCCCATCAGCTTTCCCCACGCAG gtctgtcCCTGCAGATGATGCCAGGCACTCTGGAAACCCTGAGCATGCCCAGCTCAGCCATGGCGGGCAGGATGGCCATCCACGGCATGCCACACACTGCCATGAACTCAGTGCTCCTCGTGTCCAACCTCAACCCCAGC AGCATATCGCCACATGGACTCTTCATCTTGTTTG GTGTCTATGGGGATGTGCACAGAGTGAAGATCATGTttaataagaaagaaaatgccTTAATACAGATGGCTGATGCCACCCAGGCGCAGCTGG CGATGAGCCACCTGAACGGGCAGCGGCTGCATGGGCGGGTGATGAGGGTGACGGTCTCACGGCACCAGAGCGTGCAGCTGCCCCGGGAGGGCCAGGAGGACCAGGGCCTCACCAAGGACTACAGCGGCTCCCCCCTGCACCGCTTCAAAAAGCCCGGCTCCAAGAACTTCCAGAACATCTTCCCCCCGTCCGCCACCCTGCACCTGTCCAACATCCC TCCTTCTGTCACTGATGAAATCCTGCAGGATCTGTTCACTGGCTGTGGGTATTCAGTAAGGGCCTTCAAATTCTTCCT GAAAGATCGCAAGATGGCGCTGATCCAGCTGGGCTCCGTGGAGGAGGCCATCCAGGCCTTGATCGACCTCCACAACCACGACCTGGGAGAGAACCACCACCTCCGTGTGTCCTTCTCCAAATCCACCATCTAG
- the LOC135233645 gene encoding polypyrimidine tract-binding protein 3-like isoform X2 encodes MSLSRSASASNGTMMGGQSPVLRIIVENLFYPVSLEVLHQIFSKFGTVLKIITFTKNNQFQALLQYSDAGNAHHAKLALDGQNIYNACCTLRVEYSKLTSLNVKYNNDKSRDFTRMDLPSGDSQPTLDHAMAAAFGAQGIIPSPYSGAAAFGPISFPHAGLSLQMMPGTLETLSMPSSAMAGRMAIHGMPHTAMNSVLLVSNLNPSSISPHGLFILFGVYGDVHRVKIMFNKKENALIQMADATQAQLAMSHLNGQRLHGRVMRVTVSRHQSVQLPREGQEDQGLTKDYSGSPLHRFKKPGSKNFQNIFPPSATLHLSNIPPSVTDEILQDLFTGCGYSVRAFKFFLKDRKMALIQLGSVEEAIQALIDLHNHDLGENHHLRVSFSKSTI; translated from the exons atGAGTCTGTCTAGGTCGGCATCGGCCAGCAATGGCACGATGATGGGAGGCCAGAGCCCGGTGCTGCGTATCATTGTGGAGAACCTGTTCTACCCTGTCTCTCTGGAAGTGCTGCACCAG ATTTTCTCAAAGTTCGGGACAGTCCTGAAGATCATCACTTTCACCAAGAATAACCAGTTCCAGGCATTGCTACAGTACAGTGATGCAGGGAATGCACACCATGCCAAACTG GCTTTGGACGGCCAGAATATCTACAACGCGTGCTGCACCCTGCGTGTGGAGTACTCCAAGCTGACCAGCCTTAACGTCAAATACAACAACGACAAGAGCCGTGACTTCACCCGCATGGACCTGCCGTCCGGGGACAGCCAGCCCACCCTGGACCACGCCATGGCCGCTGCGTTTG GGGCCCAGGGGATAATCCCGTCACCGTACAGCGGAGCTGCGGCGTTCGGTCCCATCAGCTTTCCCCACGCAG gtctgtcCCTGCAGATGATGCCAGGCACTCTGGAAACCCTGAGCATGCCCAGCTCAGCCATGGCGGGCAGGATGGCCATCCACGGCATGCCACACACTGCCATGAACTCAGTGCTCCTCGTGTCCAACCTCAACCCCAGC AGCATATCGCCACATGGACTCTTCATCTTGTTTG GTGTCTATGGGGATGTGCACAGAGTGAAGATCATGTttaataagaaagaaaatgccTTAATACAGATGGCTGATGCCACCCAGGCGCAGCTGG CGATGAGCCACCTGAACGGGCAGCGGCTGCATGGGCGGGTGATGAGGGTGACGGTCTCACGGCACCAGAGCGTGCAGCTGCCCCGGGAGGGCCAGGAGGACCAGGGCCTCACCAAGGACTACAGCGGCTCCCCCCTGCACCGCTTCAAAAAGCCCGGCTCCAAGAACTTCCAGAACATCTTCCCCCCGTCCGCCACCCTGCACCTGTCCAACATCCC TCCTTCTGTCACTGATGAAATCCTGCAGGATCTGTTCACTGGCTGTGGGTATTCAGTAAGGGCCTTCAAATTCTTCCT GAAAGATCGCAAGATGGCGCTGATCCAGCTGGGCTCCGTGGAGGAGGCCATCCAGGCCTTGATCGACCTCCACAACCACGACCTGGGAGAGAACCACCACCTCCGTGTGTCCTTCTCCAAATCCACCATCTAG